One stretch of Nicotiana tabacum cultivar K326 chromosome 18, ASM71507v2, whole genome shotgun sequence DNA includes these proteins:
- the LOC142172698 gene encoding uncharacterized protein LOC142172698: MVIPFIYFTAWPAIKSHWTYFQCLSRILEQNAYHLNFNLYVMNFQWLLVICICISSSYGQQFYDSTSCFSNISSPGTRYTCTSLNDSCQTFLIYRTNQDFTTISDVSYLFGFSPDVLLTLNNVTSSSQILEIGREVIVPIQCSCLGESFQANISYRSPTNTKFDNVACGVFEGLVKSITLLEENISKKTNISDVNYDIKAGTELLMPLKCACPGKFFDVGLKYLITYPFISGDDTGKVSEKFNISIEDIWGANHLSFNPTVFSNTTILVPLRGEPSINFSIHDSDSPTPGFLPTQMVEKSSKNLKLKKLCISVSVVGFFLFAATLVACGLYIRAIRKFKAEKNRSSIHKSSVTSGSTPRNSPPTTTRSSTNSCLSPDLLAGIK, translated from the coding sequence ATGGTCATTCCTTTCATATACTTCACTGCTTGGCCTGCCATTAAATCTCATTGGACATATTTTCAATGCTTGAGCAGAATCCTTGAGCAGAATGCTTACCATCTAAATTTTAATTTGTATGTCATGAATTTTCAATGGCTTCTAGTAATTTGCATCTGCATTAGCTCAAGCTATGGCCAACAATTCTATGATTCAACCTCATGTTTTTCTAATATCAGTTCTCCAGGTACAAGATATACTTGTACTTCTCTAAATGATTCTTGTCAAACATTCTTGATCTATAGAACTAATCAAGATTTCACAACAATATCTGATGTTTCTTACTTGTTTGGTTTTTCTCCTGATGTACTACTCACCTTAAACAATGTCACTTCGTCGTCGCAGATTCTTGAAATTGGTAGAGAGGTAATTGTTCCAATTCAATGTTCTTGTTTAGGTGAATCCTTTCAAGCTAATATTAGCTACCGTTCACCTACAAACACAAAATTCGACAACGTTGCTTGTGGAGTTTTTGAAGGTTTAGTTAAATCCATTACActtttggaggaaaatatttccAAGAAAACCAATATTTCTGATGTCAATTATGATATCAAAGCTGGTACAGAGTTGCTAATGCCTTTGAAATGTGCATGTCCTGGTAAATTTTTTGATGTTGGATTAAAGTACCTTATCACATACCCTTTTATTTCAGGAGATGATACAGGAAAAGTAAGTGAAAAATTCAATATTTCTATTGAAGATATATGGGGTGCTAACCATTTAAGTTTTAATCCCACTGTATtttcaaatacaacaattttagTTCCCTTGAGAGGAGAACCCTCTATTAATTTCAGCATACATGATTCTGATTCTCCTACTCCTGGTTTTTTACCAACACAAATGGTagaaaaatcatccaaaaacctGAAACTAAAGAAACTTTGCATTTCAGTGTCGGTTGTTGGTTTTTTCCTGTTTGCTGCAACTTTAGTTGCTTGTGGTTTATATATAAGGGCCATAAGGAAATTCAAGGCAGAGAAAAATCGTTCTTCGATACATAAAAGCTCTGTTACTTCAGGTTCAACACCAAGAAATTCCCCTCCAACGACTACTAGAAGTTCCACGAATTCGTGCTTATCACCTGATTTACTTGCAGGAATAAAGTAG
- the LOC142172976 gene encoding alpha carbonic anhydrase 7-like, which produces METLTRTNKILFFSFLFLTSALLARSHEVDDESEFTYDEESEKGPSHWGEIHSEWSMCNSGKLQSPIDLLNERVEIVSHLGRLHRSYKPSNSTLLNRGHDMMLRWEGGAGHIKINGTQYQLNQAHWHSPSEHTINGRRFDLEVHLVHESNDGKTAVVGIMYKIGRADSFLSMIEDDLKALAHTKGVERNIGVIDPKQVKLGSRKYYRYIGSLTVPPCTQDVVWTIVRKVRTVTREQMKLIREAVHDESETNSRPVQAANKRSIRLYRPNDPKE; this is translated from the exons atggaaacgCTTACAAGAACCAACAAAatcttgttcttttcttttcttttcctcacAAGTGCACTGCTTGCAAGATCTCATGAAGTTG ATGATGAAAGTGAGTTTACTTACGATGAAGAAAGTGAGAAGGGGCCATCTCATTGGGGTGAAATTCACTCAGAATGGAGCATGTGTAATTCAGGAAAATTGCAATCTCCAATTGATCTTTTGAATGAGAGGGTTGAAATTGTATCTCATTTGGGAAGACTTCATAGAAGCTACAAACCATCCAATTCTACTCTTTTGAATAGAGGACATGATATGATG TTAAGATGGGAAGGTGGAGCTGGACATATTAAGATAAATGGAACTCAATATCAACTCAATCAGGCTCATTGGCACTCACCTTCTGAACATACTATCAATGGAAGAAG GTTCGATTTGGAAGTTCATTTGGTCCATGAAAGCAATGATGGAAAGACTGCAGTGGTTGGAATTATGTACAAGATTGGAAGAGCTGATTCCTTCttgtctatg ATCGAGGATGATTTAAAGGCTCTAGCACATACAAAAGGTGTGGAAAGAAATATTGGAGTTATTGATCCAAAACAAGTGAAGTTAGGTAGCAGAAAATATTACAGATATATTGGCTCCTTGACTGTTCCTCCTTGCACTCAAGATGTTGTCTGGACTATTGTAAGAAAG GTGAGGACTGTTACAAGAGAGCAAATGAAACTAATTCGCGAGGCTGTTCATGAC gaATCTGAAACTAATTCAAGACCAGTCCAAGCAGCAAATAAACGATCGATCCGACTCTATCGGCCAAATGATCCTAAAGAATAA